DNA from Rosa rugosa chromosome 6, drRosRugo1.1, whole genome shotgun sequence:
ATTTGGTTGGTAGGGGATGGAAATAGTATTAATTTTCACTCTGACAATTGGTTGGGGTCGCTGATTTTGGCAAATCATCAGCTCACGCCAGTGTTACATTCCTTCATGCCAATCAAGGTTAGTGATGTTATATTTAATAAGCAATGGTCCTTGCCTTCTCTTTTCAGATTTTTCTTCCCGGACATTGCTTTGAAAATTCTTAATACAACGTTGCCGTTAGAAGATGTCAGTGATCAAGTAATTGGGCTCGATAGCCCAGCTGGACAGTTGACCACAAGGGATGCTTTCAATTTTCTTTCACCGCCAAATCCAATTGTGGGTTAGAGTAAGTTAATGTGGCATAAAGCCTTGCAGCCACATAGAAGTTTGGTTGCTTGGAAAGTTATATATGGGAGGCTGCTTACTGATGATATTTTACAACAAAAAGGTACTTCTCTTTGCTCCCAGTGCTCTTTTTGTCTCATGCATGTGGAAACAATGAGCCACCTATTCTTTCATTGTCACTTAATTCATGACTTTTGGGAATGGCTTGCTTCTTTTTTCAACGTGAACTTGCTGCACAGTAATTCAGTACTTGAGCTTATAATAAGCCCCGGTCATACAAATGAAATGATACATTCAACAAAGCTACTTTGGGGATTTTCCTTTTGTATTGCTTTGTGGTGCATATGGACAGAAAGAAATAAAGTTAGGTTTGATGGTGCATCATTTGACTCAGTGAGGTTAAAGCATCTTTTTTTGGTCTCATTAAAGGAGTCGGCATCCATTCAATTTGTTTCTTGCACTGCTACTTCGAGAATGCAGAATATGTTTAATGTGCTTGGTCTCTCACCCTTGAGTTTGAAAGCTCCAAAGTTCATTCCTGTGCATTGGGATCCTCCTCCTGTAAATTGGTTAAAAGTTAATACCGATGGTTCTTTTCGTAATCCCGAAACGACAGGCTTTCAGGGCGTTTTTAGAGACCATGAGGGATTGTTTTGGGGTGCCTTTGCACATAAGGTTGAGGTTTCGAGTGCTATTGATGCAGAGGTATTGGCAGTAATAGAGGCTTTGGGGGTTGCTTGGAGAAAGGGTTGGACTCACTTATGGCTAGAAACAGACTCATATCTTGTGGTGCATTACTTCACTAATCCTAAGTTAATTAATTCCATGGAGATTGCGAGTGGTGTGGAATAATTGTGTATATATCTCTCGTCTAATCCACTTCAGAGTTACTCACATTTACAGGGAAGGCAATATGGTAGCTGATGCTCTTGCTAATTATGGTGCCACAAATGTTGGTGCTCGGTGGTGGGATTCTTTACCTACCTTCATTGCTGGACATTATGGAAAAGACTTATCGTCTGCTGTCTCTTATAGATTTCGTTACTGTGGGTCTTTAGATTTGTTTTGATTGCTTTTGCTTCGTTGGataattttgttgttttttctaGTTTTTGCATAAGAAGAGGGTCTTGTCTCTTCTCTATCTGTTActtgttgggttttggtttggtcccccCAACTTATGTAATTTTGCACTttcttttaaataaaataaaaaataggggGATGGGgggtgggttcccagagtgtggcaGACCCTTCTCCTTTGGGATTCAGGATGGGATTTGTTCCCTACATTGTCTGCctccgaggaactaatatcgcctaatcccttattttattgaaaaaaaaaaaactgtgtaGCCATGCTGATAAAAATATTAGCAATAAAGTCATCTGATTAATACTCCAAAAGTAGCAGAAACGCGCTCTTGTTTTAGATGCATATTTTTAGAAACAGTGAAGGCTGAATCAGCAGACAGTGCATTTTCATACTCTATTCAGTAAAGTTAACCTGATCAATCCTTGAAAAGCATTCTTATATTGAATATCACCATATTTGCTGAATGTGTAGCCCAGATACACATCAACATTTTCAAAATCAACACACAATATAAAAAAAGCTTTCTGATTAGAATCACGGTATTCATCAAATTTCTCCATGTGTCATATACATGGGAAATTGGTAGAGTACGACATTGCAAGCtcatataaaatatatatatataaatatatccTAAAGTGTCTGGATCTTTAAGCATTAGTGTCAAACAAAAATGACCTCACAATATCATATGCAAAATCAACACACATGTTGTTTCTCTAGCGTCTATTTAATACAAATATGCTACCTAACCCAGCTAccatgattttttctttttacgtGTCAAAAACAACACATTTGCTGACTGTATCAAATGGAACAGTCTCATCTTTAATGTTAATTGTGGCAGGCAACTAATGGTTTTCTTCATAATCAATCCAATAAATAACAAGGTAGTATCCCTGATTTGTGAGAATCCTTATACTGATAAGTAGCCTCTGCTACCCTATATACggtacactatgccaaaaactgcatcacactacactttttagacaacgaaaaaaaaatttccgttgtgtgatcacTGAAACTGCTTCACACAACAGGTTTAATGAGATTGGCGTTGTATAAGGAGGTCGtacatcaatttttttgggtccaagattattgtacaacagttttaaggatttttctgttgtctgaatgtaaaAAAAATTTCCCCCTCACCTTGCTCAATTTTGGGTCGAAATTTTGACTCACTTTGCACAACAGTATtgttgtatatgttgtatgagaGTAAGTTGCAAAATAACATACAACGCATTTTTTTGTTTCCGTTGTGCAAGTTTGGAAGAAAATCACATGTACCCCAAAATGTGAGTGAGTAGCCCCAAAAAGGCCAATATTTGAGTGAAATGCTGGTACACGATTTAAGCTCCTACAATGGAATGACttatttgtgttgtctgaatgagaaATGTATGTCCCTAATGTCAAAACTGCTACTTTGATTGCACAGAGGCGGGAATTTTCCCTCCTTGCGTCATTAACTCAAATTTAACATGTACATGATCAGACAACTTAACTTCATACATGCGTTGTGTGAAaaagttattaaaaaaaaaaaatgcccgCCTTTAACAACTTAT
Protein-coding regions in this window:
- the LOC133716213 gene encoding uncharacterized protein LOC133716213, which translates into the protein MQNMFNVLGLSPLSLKAPKFIPVHWDPPPVNWLKVNTDGSFRNPETTGFQGVFRDHEGLFWGAFAHKVEVSSAIDAEVLAVIEALGVAWRKGWTHLWLETDSYLVVHYFTNPKEGNMVADALANYGATNVGARWWDSLPTFIAGHYGKDLSSAVSYRFRYCGSLDLF